Proteins from a single region of Apium graveolens cultivar Ventura chromosome 7, ASM990537v1, whole genome shotgun sequence:
- the LOC141673328 gene encoding secreted RxLR effector protein 161-like: MVGRLKYLVHTRPDIAYVVGVVSRYMERPTTLHMNAVKRIPHYVKGTLGYGLTYAKRGGNYLLSGFSDSDLARNLDDRRSTGGMAFYLDESLISWVSQKQRCVALSSCEAEFMAATAAACQGIWLQRALSHISDTPVGPVTIYIDNRSAINLAKNPVFHGGSKHIDVPYHFIRECVEKGSIIIKHIGTNEQRADILIKSMSITKLEKMRELLGVKDLKHV, encoded by the coding sequence ATGGTAGGACGGTTGAAGTATCTGGTACATACTCGACCAGACATAGCCTACGTAGTCGGAGTGGTTAGCAGATATATGGAGAGACCCACGACATTACATATGAATGCTGTCAAACGAATTCCACATTATGTAAAGGGCACATTAGGGTATGGGTTAACATATGCGAAGCGTGGTGGAAACTACTTGTTGTCAGGGTTCTCAGACAGTGACTTAGCTCGGAACTTAGATGATAGGAGAAGCACAGGGGGCATGGCGTTTTACTTGGATGAGTCATTGATCTCATGGGTGTCGCAGAAACAACGGTGTGTGGCTTTGTCTTCATGCGAGGCTGAATTTATGGCTGCCACAGCAGCAGCTTGTCAAGGGATTTGGCTACAGAGAGCGCTCAGTCACATATCAGATACACCTGTTGGACCTGTAACAATATATATAGATAATAGGTCAGCCATCAACTTGGCTAAAAACCCTGTCTTCCATGGTGGTAGCAAGCACATAGATGTGCCTTATCATTTCATCAGAGAGTGTGTGGAGAAAGGATCAATCATTATCAAGCATATCGGTACAAATGAGCAGCGAGCAGATATTCTGATAAAGTCTATGTCCATTACCAAGTTGGAGAAGATGCGTGAACTGCTGGGAGTTAAGGATCTCAAACATGTTTAG